Proteins co-encoded in one Leptodactylus fuscus isolate aLepFus1 chromosome 4, aLepFus1.hap2, whole genome shotgun sequence genomic window:
- the FZD1 gene encoding frizzled-1 has translation MARDPGSSMAQRGSNKLCSLLALLCASLAVEAQYNGEKGISIPDHGYCQPISIPLCTDIAYNQTIMPNLLGHTNQEDAGLEVHQFYPLVKVQCSPELKFFLCSMYAPVCTVLEQALPPCRSLCERARQGCEALMNKFGFQWPESLRCEKFPVNGAGELCVGQNTSDKGTPTPAVPVSWTSNPNHRYPHRDKFTCPRALKVPAYVNYHFLGEKDCGAPCETGKVHGLMYFAPEELRFSRIWIGIWSVLCCASTLFTVLTYLVDMKRFSYPERPIIFLSGCYTMVAIAYIAGFLLEDKVVCNERFSEDGYKTVVQGTKKEGCTFLFMMLYFFSMASSIWWVILSLTWFLAAGMKWGHEAIEANSQYFHLAAWAVPAIKTITILAVGQVDGDILSGVCFVGINNVDALRGFVLAPLFVYLFIGTSFLLAGFVSLFRIRTIMKHDGTKTEKLEKLMVRIGIFSVLYTVPATIVIACYFYEQAFREQWEKSWVSQSCKTYAVQCPSTNHPPMTPDFTVFMIKYLMTLIVGITSGFWIWSGKTLNSWRKFYTRLTNSKQGETTV, from the coding sequence ATGGCAAGGGATCCTGGCAGCAGCATGGCACAGCGGGGCTCCAATAAACTTTGCAGCCTGCTGGCGCTGCTGTGTGCCAGCCTGGCGGTGGAGGCGCAGTATAATGGAGAGAAAGGCATCTCTATCCCGGACCATGGCTACTGCCAGCCGATCTCCATCCCCCTCTGCACGGATATTGCTTACAATCAGACTATCATGCCCAATCTGCTCGGGCACACCAACCAGGAGGATGCTGGGCTGGAGGTGCATCAGTTCTACCCCTTGGTGAAGGTTCAGTGCTCTCCAGAGCTGAAGTTCTTCCTGTGTTCCATGTATGCTCCAGTTTGCACGGTGCTGGAGCAGGCGCTGCCCCCATGCAGGTCGCTGTGTGAGAGGGCCAGGCAGGGCTGTGAGGCTCTCATGAACAAGTTTGGCTTCCAGTGGCCGGAGAGTCTACGCTGTGAGAAGTTCCCAGTCAATGGGGCAGGGGAGCTGTGTGTGGGGCAGAACACCTCGGATAAAGGCACCCCTACCCCGGCTGTACCAGTCTCGTGGACCAGCAACCCGAACCATAGATACCCCCACAGGGACAAATTCACCTGCCCTCGGGCGCTGAAGGTACCAGCTTATGTCAACTACCATTTTTTGGGCGAGAAGGACTGCGGTGCCCCTTGCGAGACTGGTAAAGTGCATGGGCTGATGTATTTTGCTCCAGAGGAATTGCGCTTTTCCCGCATATGGATAGGGATATGGTCCGTACTTTGCTGCGCGTCCACCCTCTTCACCGTCCTGACCTATCTGGTGGACATGAAACGCTTCAGCTACCCGGAGAGACCCATCATCTTCCTCTCTGGGTGCTACACCATGGTGGCTATAGCCTACATTGCCGGCTTTCTGCTAGAAGACAAAGTAGTGTGCAACGAGAGGTTCTCGGAGGATGGCTACAAGACAGTGGTACAGGGCACCAAGAAAGAGGGCTGCACCTTCCTCTTCATGATGCTTTACTTCTTCAGCATGGCCAGTTCCATCTGGTGGGTCATACTCTCGCTCACTTGGTTCTTAGCAGCTGGCATGAAATGGGGGCACGAAGCCATCGAAGCCAATTCTCAATACTTCCACTTGGCAGCTTGGGCAGTGCCAGCCATCAAAACCATCACCATCTTGGCTGTGGGGCAAGTGGACGGGGATATCCTCAGCGGGGTTTGCTTTGTTGGAATAAACAACGTGGATGCCCTTCGTGGATTTGTCTTGGCCCCACTTTTTGTTTACTTGTTCATTGGCACTTCTTTCCTCCTGGCCGGTTTCGTGTCCCTCTTTAGGATCAGAACCATTATGAAACACGATGGCACCAAAACTGAAAAATTGGAGAAGCTGATGGTGAGGATAGGCATCTTCAGCGTTCTCTACACCGTCCCGGCCACCATCGTCATTGCTTGTTATTTTTACGAACAGGCTTTTAGGGAACAGTGGGAGAAAAGTTGGGTGAGCCAAAGTTGCAAGACCTACGCCGTCCAATGCCCCAGCACCAACCACCCGCCCATGACGCCGGATTTTACCGTCTTCATGATCAAATATCTCATGACCTTAATCGTAGGAATAACCTCTGGTTTTTGGATCTGGTCTGGCAAAACTCTAAATTCCTGGAGAAAGTTTTATACGAGACTCACCAACAGCAAACAAGGAGAAACGACAGTGTGA